In Tribolium castaneum strain GA2 chromosome 8, icTriCast1.1, whole genome shotgun sequence, the genomic window CTAAAATGAAATAACTAACCAAATTTCATTCCTTTTCAACCAATTACATggtattttagttatttttatattagttGTTTCCGAAAGATTTTCGTAGAAATAATAATGCTATATTTTCCGTAACATGTAAATTGCAACTATTATGTTATCGTTGTTGATTTGTTATACctcagtttatttattttcttatttctccaTTGTAAATTgtcatcatttttatttaataatttcttgtcaaaattttattaaaatgtgtcTATGTTTCTATAAGATTTGTAGCTATGCATTTtacgcaaaaaaaaatttttacaagaaaatcaaaacGTGACGTACTATAAATGCAATTTTGACATTAGTATGTCagaatgtattgtttttcacAGCACGCTACATTAGTATCCAAGAAATTATGTGTGCATTATTCagagaaaaaaacttaagagctaaaaaagatgtaaaatgagaCGCTGAATAATgcttagtaataaaatacagggggtgctatttaaaaaaatcaagttatggtccttcaaaatttaccaaacTGAATGTGTTACAACAAGGTGATGCAacaatgtaaaataaatataagtaTGTAAATGTATGGCCTTGTCACGAAAAGTTACCCCAGGCATTTGTTTACCTACCGACAAAGTCCCAACTTGATATCCTAAAAACCAAGCGctctgcgattttttaatagtgtGGCTGCAGACGcactaaattgtagaaaaaattaaataacttctgaacgtttaatacaaattgcaaaaactgaactgatttataaagcctgtaaaagtgtaaatttaaatatgtacaaatatatAGGGggtgtcattaaaaaaaattatgttaaagtctgcactgtaaaaatgaaccaccctgtatagggcaaaataattttagaacgtgTACTTTGGCTTCCCATTTGGAGTGCCATTTAATTCATGTCAATACTTTTGACAGTGTAGGTGCAATCAAGCACGCCCATATCAATGACTCACCCAGTATAGCTGTCCAAAGTTAGATTTAGatagtttcagtttttggcagttcagatgattttttttaatttggttgGCGGAAACCATGGTTAGTAGAGAACATGGTTACGCCGTAACTTTTAGCCAATCAGCAGACGGCGCGCGAATACGTCACGAGATTAAACTTTTGAATTTCATATGGATTTATATACATGTTTGTGTGACTTGAAGAAGATTATAATTACGggacaatgaaaattgtaatataCAAGGCTATTCCAAAGATATGCTTCCACACTTTAGGAAGGTTCTTGTGTGAGAAAACGTTTGTATACCAACCCTTAGTCGAAAATATGTCATGTCTTCCCTGGAGCCAGTTTGATCCAAATACGTATTGCTATTTTGTTCATATTAAAAGACTTCGATATTTATAAGCTAAAATATAGCTTATGGAGACTTTTTGAGTGAgtggtaattttatttttggtcgtAGTACCTAGAAGCCTTTGATTTTaagccaatttaatttaaataaagaacaTATAGATTCGTCTTGGAAGGCGAGAGTCTAAAAAACTAGCATAATCTTCGTTTTAGGTTACATTATCCCCTTAATTAGAACTTTAAATTGTACCCCTTACTTTTTAAAACCacttctaactcaaaaacaaaactacGATTATGTGTTTGCTCTACAATTAGATTAGTTTTTCTCTTCTTTCTAATAACGATTTAAAATGTAGGAGGcgctatttaaaatgttaaaggaGTGGCTATTGACTAGGGGATTGAAACCTAAACATAAACATATATatgtaatgttggttttgaCCTTTAcctttgcaaataaaattgaagtattgtttgtttaaatcaaatGGGCTTAAAATCAAAGGCTCCCAgtgactaaaaatttcaaaatccaCCCCCAACCCATCCCCAAAAActaatcaacaattttttacggTTAGACAagctttttctttcttttccaaaaagttaaagtgtcatttaaaattttaaaataagggTGACAAGCGTCTAGGGAATTGGGGGATGTTTTTAAGGGTTGAATCAAAGAGATTGAAAGTAATACCAAATGAAAGCTATTATTAAGTTGTTTAGGTGTGTTGAATTTCAAGTCGGTCGGATTATTTTAAAGCCCTGGTCTGAAATTATTATTGGTTCTGCAAAATTGAAATTCCCCTCCTAATGGTGTTCCTGTTTTTTTCACTGCACTGTTATCAAGTTAAGCAACGCTATTAACTATAAGACTCATCACCACTTGGTTAcaatcgttattttttattaaaaaccataaaaaacaCGATGTAAACAACACATTTGTAATCTTGTGACGTATCAACGTGGCAGTTCTCCCACTCCTCCATAGAATTACGGCGCAACCATGTCTCTACTAACTATGAGCGGAAACCACAAATCTTTCAACATTAAACTGATAAACTgttatagcaaatttagtaccatgtgatcatttgaatttataattagagtaggctttaccagttttttttaacttattacgATTGTGATCGTTAGTCTAGCTGAACGttcaaataataatgttttaaaCGGTAATATTCAattgaaatacatttttaccttagtttgcactattttttaaatcacaaaaaaacaaaactgcttattttgaTTATACATTCAAATGATCACATGGTATTTTAGTAAATCTAGACGAACTGCAGGATctccaaaatttttgcaaataatttgtgcaaaattatttttacttttgaagttataattttttttacatgatGTTAACTCTATCAAGTAGTAATTTAGAAAAGAAGTTTTATCAAAATGGGAGGTTTATATAATTTCCTGAAAAGTTAATAAAGTATAGTCTTCCAACCGAAATAGTGAAGATTGACTAAAGTAATTTATCATATACAACAAAGCAGCTTAGGATAGAAGATAAGCAGTCTACAGTAAAATACACATTAGGGTTTTATTCAGTATCAGCCAATTGCAACAACATTTGTTTTGAAAACTGAACAATAAACATCTTTACCAGAGTAAACcctattttgcattttactgCAGGCTAATCATTTGTCCCCAACAGCATTCTTgaatgatttattattttagtcaaaCTAATTCGGTTGGAAGACTATAAGAAATTGTACACTTTGTAACTAGACTCTTTAATTTTATGTGTCAAAtctataaatatttaagataTGAGAATATACAGAAGAGTGATTCAGAAGTGTCGAACCAAGTTTATGTCGTTCAGTTAAGCATAAAAATaagcacaaatttatttttattctttttttcctTAGCAACCATCCTAGTTattgctcttttgtttccattattaagtattggacttaatttattgtcgatTTTGCTAGTTTGGTTGTTGTAATTTGCTTGTTTTTTACACCTTAAGCTATCTAATaactaaaatcaaaaaaacattatatttgAAGTGCCAAAAACTTATCAAAAAGTTAATATCTCGTTAAAAATGACATACAATTTTTGGTCaaagaacttttaataatgttgGTCCCTGGTCACTAACTCAGTTAACAGgataatgaaattaaaagacACACTttgtttcagaaaaaaattacacaattcgAATATTTCACTgaatactttttaaaataaatttttcttgtcagcaaataaaaataaatcatgcTTAAACTTTTCTTAAACATAAAATTGTATGAAAACAACTTCATCGtgctgaaaaacttaaaaaactcGTTCAGCATTTAACCAGACTTGTCCTTCAGCAGCCAATATGAAGGAATCTACTTGGAACTTGATCGGCTCTTGAGTTTAGTTATCAACagtaaatttatatttttttaaaagcgaagtAAGGCCAACTTTGGATTGCATTAACCCAAACCGCGTTCCGATACAAATTTTTGGGCCTTCTCCAAATGGAATATGAGCATAATTGTGTCTTGCATTTTTACGTTCTTCAGTAAATCTTTCAGGATCGAATTTTTCAGGATTAGGATAAATGTCTTTATCGTGGTGAATTGCAAGGACTGGGATCAACACAGTTGTACCTTTTTCAATAATGACGTCTTCTTCAGGGATTCTATAATCTTTGACGCACTGTCGGGTTAAAAAGGGGATTGGAGGATATTTTCGTAAAATCTCTGAAATGAAATTGTAAAAGTTAGGTAACTTTGTTTGTGATTTTTACCATCAATGACTTGACCCATGTATTTCATTTCTTGTATGGCTTTTCCCATCGTGTTTCTTCAAAACTGCATCAATTTCTTCCCTCACCTTATCTTGAATGTCTTGATGTTTGGCCAATTCGTACAGGGCAAAAGTCATTGTGGTTGAAAACGTTTCAAAACCAGCCAAAAAGAAGACAAAGCTTTGAGCTGCGACTTCTTCAATGGTCAAACCACGCTCACTTTTACCCTCTTCCCCACAAGCTTATTATTCTTCAAATCAATCAACAATTGCATAAAATCCTTTCGTATAAAGTTGTTCTTCTCACGATAATTAACCGTATCCTTAACCATATTTACGAAGAAATCACCGATATGTTTGGGAAAAGCTCGAACATTGAGACGTCGGGCCAAATCcggaaaattaaaagaaaatgtatcCCGAAGAACTCTAGTTTTTGTTGGTGTAAACACTTTTCTGCCGTAGATTCGAAAAGCCGAATTTTCCTctttaaaactgttacagtttaaaccaAAGGCACAAGAACCAATAATGTCAGTCGTGAAGCAAGACAAAATATCCTTAATATCAATCGGTTCTTTCTACTCATGTTCTTCCAGCATCTTCTCTTAAAGATTTACTTCACAATCTGCTATTGTTTTAAACATCATCTTCATTTTACCGGACGTAAACGTTGGGGTAAGTTTGTTTTGTCCGCTAAAAACGCTAAAAAAAATGGGCACTAACTGGATCCACTTTCTCCTTGTGATAAAATCCACGATCCAAGTATTGAAAATCTTTCGTCATTATATTTTTCACATAATCCAAGTTCACGACAAAGTAAATAGGGGCTAGAATTGCATAAATCCCTCCATGTTTCCACTCTCtttgcttaattttgttataaagGTGTTTACAAGTGATGGCAAAATTTTCGGTCTTGCTTAAGGGACTCAATATGTTACCATAAGGGATTGTCGGGGTCAAAAATGGTAATTTTTGGCGCTCCCAATAGTGATAAGTCCATTTGTAGTAAGCAAAGATAACGGCTGTCAGAGCAATGAATACACTTAACACGTTAAGACTAATCGagtcaaaaaacatttttatttgatagTGGTCTAGAGAGTGACACAGTATAAGTAACAAACTGTTTTGCGATAAGATACCAGATAATATTTAAAAGGGTTTAAAAATTagcatttttgtcaaaaacaaataGATTGATTGactttttaaagtttaaaagtaagcatttttatttcaaataacttgtactaaaatcacaaaatcgttcatttgactttaaAACTGATTAAATGGGTTCTCCTACCGGTTTGATTGTTAGCTCGTGCACCTGCAATTCGAGACTTCCTTCTTATCTTTTTCttatcttatatttttttatttattttacctgGACGTGAGGAGGAGTCGATAAGGCATAAACAACCCCATCTGCAATATCTTCCGCTTGTAAAATAGGTCTTCCCTCAAAATTTTTCCTCCTTTCTTCTGAAATGTTTTTACTCAAAAGAGTCAATTCACTTACTACAAGTCCAGGACTTATGCTctgcaaaatattttgaaaaatgtcgaATTCAGGAACGGAACTTCAAATTTACCGTCACTTTTATTTTGCTCCCCAGAGAATTCAATTCTTGTCTTAAAGTCTCCGTCAAAGCTGTGACGGCATGTTTAGTCGCCGGGTAAACGTTTAATTTTGGCTCAATTGCCACGTGATGGCCTAGAATGCTATTAATATGGATAATATGACCATCAATATTGTGAGCATTCATTATTTTAACTGCCTCTCTTGTCGCAATACACAGGGCTAAAACATTGACTTCAAATGCTCTTTTCCAGTCTTCAGATTGGCCCCTTGTTAGTAATTCTTCTTTCAAAATGCCGGCATTGTTTACAAGAATGTGTACCGGGCCTAAATTTTCCAAAGTCCATTTAAATGCGTCCAAAACATCAGTTTCCACAGTTAAATCGGCTTTGACGGCGTgtaattttccttttttgtttgataGTTTTTGGGCTTGGGTTTCGATAAGTGCGACTCGACGGGCGACTCCAACAACCTACTAAACATTTAAGTGTACGtactttaactaaaaattaagaacgtACCGTTAAGCCTTGTTCAACAAGTTTTTCTGCAATAGCAGCCCCAATTCCGGAACTAGCACCTGTTACTATTGCAACTTTCCCAACCCATTTTTCCATCGAGAGAACCATGTTTAACGCTGCTAGCAGATAAGTGGGTGTAAGGTCAATGTGattatttaattgaaacaGCGCATGAGTCTTAAATAagcaatttaataatatttaatattatttacagGTTTCTTCGACCTGTGTTTTgcacaatattttatttttaaaccttATGAGGAAAATCAGCCTTTGTTGGAGATTGCTTTAAATATATGGgtacaagtaaaaaaatcaataaatttaatattagtaatttttctcTTTCAATTAGTGCTAAACTGTAAAACTTTTaagaagcaaatttttctaaagaaaTGTGTTCTCTTGTCTGGTCATTCGTTATAAAGTTTGTTGATGTTAATAATTGCTGTACAGCGTTCTAGTACAATAGATTAAATAAAGTTatagtttaataataataataatatttcataatttttggttaaaaaagtTTACCTGTGTACATTCACAACTTTTATGgcattttaacaattttattgaaaacccACATAATTTCCCAGAGTTTTTAGCACATAGTATTACATATTTAAAACCAAAAGATTCAGATACACAAAAACCCTCAAAATATAGACCAATTACTTGTCTttcaacaatttataaaataatgacgTCTTGCATATCTGATTTAATTTATGGCCattgtttagaaaataatataattaacgAGGAACAAAAAGGGTGTATTAGAGAATCATTCGGTTGTAAAGAACAACTTATTATAGATAATATAGTAATGGAACAAGCAAGAAAACATAACAGAAATATTTACGCTGTTTTTATAGATTATAAAAAAGCCTATGATTCTGTGCCTCATTTTTGGttacttgaaattttaaaaatatataaaatacatCCAAATTTAATCTCTTTTTTACATTATGTTATGAACTTTTGgaaaacaactttaaatttaaatcataAAGACAAAAGTTTAACAGATccaattgaaataaaaagagGTATTTTTCAGGAATTCACTCAGCCCTTTATGGTTTTGTTTAGCTATAAATCCACTTTCTGATATTTTGAATTCATCTAATTATGgtttcagtttaaaaaataataaaacagttGTTGCCAAATTGAATCATCTAATGTATATAGATGATATTAAATTATATGCTGCAACCGAGAAACAATTGAATTTATTACTTAAACTAAcagaaaatttttctttagataTTGGTATAAaggaaatattaatattattatattatattatattatattaatattaaaatcagAACACTATTTACTCGTTTTAGGAAACACCATCCAAAATCAGCTATTGAAAGATTTTCTTTATCTAGAGAATATGGAGGTCGAGGCTTTCTGAATCTACAAAATTTGCATACAAGGCAAACttcttcttttaaaaaatactttttaaatcgtagtaacaaaaatattatattcaAAGCCATTTGCTTAAGTGACCATAATTTTATTCCATTAAATTTAAGTAATCCcaatataaatgaaataatttctgatgaaaattcaattattgaaactttaaaagaaaaacctTTACATGGTAGATTTTTCAAAGAATCAGATAACAGTAATTATATAGACAAAAAAGCTTCACACTTATGGGAAACAAAGACTAATATTTTCTCAGAAACTGaaggttttatttttgcaattcaaGATCAagtaattaatacaaaaaattaccaaaaatttattacaaaaaaaataatgatgatTGCAGGTTGTGTGGAACTCATTCTGAAACAATACAACATCTAATTTCTTCTTGTCAGGTTCTAGTTACATCAGATTATAAAGTAAGACATGATAATGTAGCTAAAATAATTCATTCTGAGCTAGCTTTTAATTCGGGTTTAATTCAAACTAAATCTCCTTATTATAAAGATGAGCCTGACTCATTTATacaaaatgacaattttaaactCTATTGGGATAGGACAGTTTTAACTAATCTAACTATTACTGCTAATAGACCAGatattatctttatttctaaattaaaaagacATACATTTATCATAGATATTGCTGTTCCAAATACACACAACACACAAGAAACGTACAATacaaaaatatctaaataCATGATTTTAGCTAGTGAGATAAAGAATATTTGgaatcttgaaaaaataaaaattgtgccaATACTTATTTCTGCAGCAGGAGTGgtgccaaaaaatttaaagcaaaatcttgaacttttaaaattaagttcaaatttaattgttgaaattcaaaaatcaGTTCTTTTGAAAACATGTAATATTGTTAGAAAAGTTCTAAATAATAACGAAATTCAGTTTAGGAATTGCAatacaataaacaataattcaataaataatttatcttGTTGCGAGGCGGACGATCAGTAGTCAGGCAAGAGTTGGggttttggaaattttactTACATCATTTgtagtttaaacaaattttcaacacCATTACTTGACAGCAATATCCGTAATGGTGATTTCTTGCCTGACTTCGGGTTTAAACCCCCGGGTCAGTGGAATGTAAAAgtcttgaaaattatttgccAGATAATTATGATCAAAGTAATTGTCTGTCAAGTTTTTCTCATACTTTTGCCgggtcaaaaataataataataataataataataataataataataataataataataataataataataataataataataataataataataataataataataataataataataataataataataataataataataataataataataataataataataataataataataatgggttttattgataaaaagaattaaacaaTAGATAAATTTGCTGCACAGTTTAAATGTCGCAAAAACACTTTTCCTAAATGTTTTTCTCAAGAGCTTAGACAatttataaatgtaaaaaaatattattttaaaatgtaaaaaactaagaatcaaTTTTATCACAATCAATTTAATTGTAGCAAGTAATTCATACTAAGATGCTGTGCAGCAGTCTGTACACTCTGATCTTAGATACTTTTCGAAGTTTGTCAGGAAGAAAAAACTACCACTACTCCTGGCACATTTACTTATAAATGTATAAATTTATTAGCAACGACAGATTGCAGCGaacttcaaaattatttcaacgCTATCTTGAGATCAAAgaaaaaacgtatttaaagatttgggaatattttttaaatacttaaataaatgccCACATAAATGCTTCTGTTAATTTGGTCCACAAAACTTTAggctttttatttagaaatattaaatCTTTTAATAACATCAATGCAATTaaatgtttataatttatttctcctTAATTTAGTCACCATTTTACAAGTTGGTTTGATGGTGCTAGAAACAGAACAAAggcgatttttaaaattcctttATTGTAAAGTCATTATTCACCAAGCTAGTTCTACCATAATCAGCTTCTTAACCACTTTCACATAAGAGTTGCAGTTGTTTAGAAGATGAATGTgacatttttgcaaataaattagTTAAGTTAGTTAAAGCGCTAAAATGCAATTTGGTAATCATATTTAGTTttagaataaatttattctttaaatttttgtaaataggtaagtttttatgattttctaaaaatattttttcctctttctaaatattatttttgtcttattttagtttttattattgttttcttaGATGTTTTAGCTTAGACTTCAGTCAAGGGACTTACGAATTTGTTCGTAATAAGCGATTGTTCGTTCTAATCGAACATAAtctctataaaaaaaaatttatgttaaatgAATTCTAAAGCTTGGAATAAACACccaaaataaagtattaatctaatttattagtcttcattattttttagataatatttaaattttttatctccggattaattttttttcctattttctTGCAAGTCGCTATTCCAAGCTATAAGTTTAGCTGTTCGAGATATGAGTACCTACTTAATTACACTTTATATTTTCTTGCTCCttgttcttaaaaaattcctaaCTTATATTTTATACataagtgttttaaaaacgtATTTGGGGTATTTGAAAATATCGAAATATTTGGGGTTCGAAGTCAATTCGATAACTTCATTGAAACAACGCATGAGTAACATCGTCTATTCTTCCTACATCTGCAACTTAAACTAAACTTTTTGCGCATTCAACCACACGTCTCCCTCTGCGGCCAAAATAAACGAATTGGGTTTCATTTTCAAGGGTGTTTGGGTCTTACTATTTACCgaaaacttgtaattttttaataaagcagTGAGGCCAACCTTGGTTTGCATTAACCCGAACCGCATACCGATGCAAATTCTGGGTCCTTCACCAAACGGCAAGTGGGCATACCCATGCCttgattttttcttctcttcACTGAACCGATCTGGGTCAAATTGACTCGGATTTGGGTACAAATCAGAATCATAGTGGATGCCAAGAACCGGGATAAAGACTCTGGTTCCTTTTTGGATGATCACATCCTGGTCTGGGATTTTGTAATCCTTAACACACTTTCGTGTAAGTACGGGAACTGGAGGGTACATCCGCAATGTCTCGTCTATCACTTGGTCCATAAACTTCAAGTCTTGAATGGCATCGTAAGTGATATTTCCATGTTTGGCCAAAACCGTTTCAATTTCGTCACGAACTTGTTGCTGCAAATCGGGTCGTTTGGCCAGTTCGAATAAAGCAAAAGTCATAGTTGTTGAAGATGTTTCAAACCCAGCAATGAAAAAAACGAAGCACTGGGCTGCCAATTCTTCAATAGTTAACATTTGTTCTTTCTCAGTATTTTTCAAATCGATGAGCAGTTGCATGAAGTCTTTGCGGACCAAATTGTGCTTTTCGCGATATTTTACTGTGTCTTCCACCACTGAGATAAAGAAATCTGAAACGTCCTTTGACGTGATCGTCACTCCTAGCGTTCGTGCTACATTGGGAAAATTAcccgaaaacaaaaatttcgcaATTTTTAAGTTGGACACTTGGAAAAATTTTCGCCCATACTCTCTGAACGGAGAGTTTTCATCTTCGAAAGTCTTGCATTCCAGTCCAAAAGCACACGACCCGATTATATCAGTGGTAAAACACCCTAACACTTCTTTAATATCAACTggtacatttttatcaatctgTTGCAACAACTGTGGAACACAATCGACCAAAGTCTGAaacatttgtttcattttgccGGATGTGAAAGTTGGGCTTAGTTTGGTTCTCAAATGCCGCCACTTGGGGCCTCCAAGAGCAAACAAATGGGCACTAAGAGGATCGTTCTTTTCGTTATAGTAAATCCCACGGTCTGTAAAGTAGTGGAAGTCTTTGGTCATAATATTTTTGATGTAGTCTAAATCGGCGACTAGGTAAATGGGGTTGAGGATTGAGTACAAACCCCCGTGTTTCCACCCCCTTGATTTCAGTTCCTCGTATTGGCGTTTGAACCGAAAACCggcattttctgttcgtttaaAAGGACCGGTTCCGTTTCCGTACGGAATTTTAGGTTCAAGGTATTGAAGGTTGCGTCTTTCCCAGTATTTGTAGGTCCATTTGAAATAGGCGAAAAGGGTAGCCAAAAGAGCGATTGCAACGCCCACAAAAGTAAACATTTCTGAATTAAGaaccaaaaatatatttgggaAATTAGTAAGTATTGGGACTTACCTTCTAGTTTGTAATAGTTGGTTAATTAAAGCATAATAGATTCTTTTATATTGTTAGAAATGCATTATCATTATGTTTTGAAAGTGATTAACTCTTTAAAATGATTCAGAAAATG contains:
- the LOC658696 gene encoding farnesol dehydrogenase — its product is MVLSMEKWVGKVAIVTGASSGIGAAIAEKLVEQGLTVVGVARRVALIETQAQKLSNKKGKLHAVKADLTVETDVLDAFKWTLENLGPVHILVNNAGILKEELLTRGQSEDWKRAFEVNVLALCIATREAVKIMNAHNIDGHIIHINSILGHHVAIEPKLNVYPATKHAVTALTETLRQELNSLGSKIKVTSISPGLVVSELTLLSKNISEERRKNFEGRPILQAEDIADGVVYALSTPPHVQVHELTIKPVGEPI
- the LOC658760 gene encoding probable cytochrome P450 6a14 isoform X1 gives rise to the protein MFTFVGVAIALLATLFAYFKWTYKYWERRNLQYLEPKIPYGNGTGPFKRTENAGFRFKRQYEELKSRGWKHGGLYSILNPIYLVADLDYIKNIMTKDFHYFTDRGIYYNEKNDPLSAHLFALGGPKWRHLRTKLSPTFTSGKMKQMFQTLVDCVPQLLQQIDKNVPVDIKEVLGCFTTDIIGSCAFGLECKTFEDENSPFREYGRKFFQVSNLKIAKFLFSGNFPNVARTLGVTITSKDVSDFFISVVEDTVKYREKHNLVRKDFMQLLIDLKNTEKEQMLTIEELAAQCFVFFIAGFETSSTTMTFALFELAKRPDLQQQVRDEIETVLAKHGNITYDAIQDLKFMDQVIDETLRMYPPVPVLTRKCVKDYKIPDQDVIIQKGTRVFIPVLGIHYDSDLYPNPSQFDPDRFSEEKKKSRHGYAHLPFGEGPRICIGMRFGLMQTKVGLTALLKNYKFSVNSKTQTPLKMKPNSFILAAEGDVWLNAQKV
- the LOC658760 gene encoding probable cytochrome P450 6a14 isoform X2; protein product: MFTFVGVAIALLATLFAYFKWTYKYWERRNLQYLEPKIPYGNGTGPFKRTENAGFRFKRQYEELKSRGWKHGGLYSILNPIYLVADLDYIKNIMTKDFHYFTDRGIYYNEKNDPLSAHLFALGGPKWRHLRTKLSPTFTSGKMKQMFQTLVDCVPQLLQQIDKNVPVDIKEVLGCFTTDIIGSCAFGLECKTFEDENSPFREYGRKFFQVSNLKIAKFLFSDFFISVVEDTVKYREKHNLVRKDFMQLLIDLKNTEKEQMLTIEELAAQCFVFFIAGFETSSTTMTFALFELAKRPDLQQQVRDEIETVLAKHGNITYDAIQDLKFMDQVIDETLRMYPPVPVLTRKCVKDYKIPDQDVIIQKGTRVFIPVLGIHYDSDLYPNPSQFDPDRFSEEKKKSRHGYAHLPFGEGPRICIGMRFGLMQTKVGLTALLKNYKFSVNSKTQTPLKMKPNSFILAAEGDVWLNAQKV